In the Ipomoea triloba cultivar NCNSP0323 chromosome 6, ASM357664v1 genome, one interval contains:
- the LOC116021687 gene encoding uncharacterized protein LOC116021687 isoform X1: protein MESSSIESPIFTETDLGTRLAVPISPDATAREFKRVFERAHLNCFPKLGDIKVNGLMVQRKSFFYQLSDTLPLRYAFQYLKGNWFLRVKVCHSSIPDKLGAPEHVCEKIKDCSTDVNDGAGSTDAKNFLSSTIKIKSKCRRRKIKRFASFRISLLDIRRRFYFSERQKIKKKRVRKKYDIKCSINTVDEQHVVSDESCDIAKSGAKDKSSKEGNYSQAVESRHETLSESMSVSGIIRKYFSCYDEVNSGSGFSYSTVRGGEQKEKLIVRTDDCHLNFGVCTPPPFRAKTPSKTLNVPLTSKTASIPSRKVKKAEVGKRLLTAANHLGLNSSNRSPGLSLTRSVVFEIPDEDD from the exons ATGGAATCTTCAAGTATCGAAAGCCCGATATTCACGGAGACCGATCTGGGCACCCGCCTTGCGGTGCCAATCTCTCCCGACGCTACGGCAAGGGAATTCAAGA GAGTATTTGAGAGGGCGCACTTGAATTGTTTCCCAAAACTTGGGGATATCAAGGTGAATGGTTTGATG GTTCAGAGGAAATCATTCTTTTACCAATTATCTGATACATTACCTTTAAGGTATGCTTTTCAGTACTTGAAAGGAAATTGGTTTCTTCGAGTTAAAGTATGCCATTCTAGCATTCCTGACAAGTTAGGGGCACCTGAACATGTATGTGAAAAGATTAAGGATTGTTCAACTGATGTTAATGATGGTGCTGGTTCAACAGATGCCAAGAATTTTCTTTCAAGTACAATTAAGATTAAGTCAAAATGCAGGAGGAGGAAGATCAAAAGGTTTGCCAGCTTTAGAATTTCACTCTTAGATATTCGAAGAAGGTTCTACTTTTCGGAGAggcaaaagattaaaaagaaaagagttagGAAAAAGTATGATATTAAGTGCTCAATAAATACAGTTGATGAGCAGCATGTTGTTTCTGATGAGAGTTGTGATATTGCTAAATCGGGTGCTAAGGACAAGTCAAGTAAAGAGGGAAATTATAGCCAAGCAGTGGAGAGTCGTCATGAGACATTATCGGAATCCATGTCAGTCTCGGGCATTATTCGGAAGTATTTCTCCTGTTACGACGAGGTGAACTCAGGTTCGGGGTTTTCTTATTCAACAGTTAGAGGTGGTGAACAAAAGGAAAAACTGATCGTTAGAACAGATGACTGCCATCTGAACTTTGGTGTTTGTACGCCTCCTCCATTTAGAGCCAAAACACCATCGAAAACGCTAAATGTTCCTCTGACTAGCAAAACTGCTTCTATACCCTCGAGAAAGGTTAAGAAAGCCGAAGTTGGGAAGCGCCTTCTAACTGCTGCAAATCATCTCGGGCTTAATTCAAGTAACAGAAGTCCTGGACTTTCTCTTACGAGAAGTGTGGTGTTTGAGATCCCGGATGAGGACGACTGA
- the LOC116021687 gene encoding uncharacterized protein LOC116021687 isoform X2, translating into MESSSIESPIFTETDLGTRLAVPISPDATAREFKRVFERAHLNCFPKLGDIKVQRKSFFYQLSDTLPLRYAFQYLKGNWFLRVKVCHSSIPDKLGAPEHVCEKIKDCSTDVNDGAGSTDAKNFLSSTIKIKSKCRRRKIKRFASFRISLLDIRRRFYFSERQKIKKKRVRKKYDIKCSINTVDEQHVVSDESCDIAKSGAKDKSSKEGNYSQAVESRHETLSESMSVSGIIRKYFSCYDEVNSGSGFSYSTVRGGEQKEKLIVRTDDCHLNFGVCTPPPFRAKTPSKTLNVPLTSKTASIPSRKVKKAEVGKRLLTAANHLGLNSSNRSPGLSLTRSVVFEIPDEDD; encoded by the exons ATGGAATCTTCAAGTATCGAAAGCCCGATATTCACGGAGACCGATCTGGGCACCCGCCTTGCGGTGCCAATCTCTCCCGACGCTACGGCAAGGGAATTCAAGA GAGTATTTGAGAGGGCGCACTTGAATTGTTTCCCAAAACTTGGGGATATCAAG GTTCAGAGGAAATCATTCTTTTACCAATTATCTGATACATTACCTTTAAGGTATGCTTTTCAGTACTTGAAAGGAAATTGGTTTCTTCGAGTTAAAGTATGCCATTCTAGCATTCCTGACAAGTTAGGGGCACCTGAACATGTATGTGAAAAGATTAAGGATTGTTCAACTGATGTTAATGATGGTGCTGGTTCAACAGATGCCAAGAATTTTCTTTCAAGTACAATTAAGATTAAGTCAAAATGCAGGAGGAGGAAGATCAAAAGGTTTGCCAGCTTTAGAATTTCACTCTTAGATATTCGAAGAAGGTTCTACTTTTCGGAGAggcaaaagattaaaaagaaaagagttagGAAAAAGTATGATATTAAGTGCTCAATAAATACAGTTGATGAGCAGCATGTTGTTTCTGATGAGAGTTGTGATATTGCTAAATCGGGTGCTAAGGACAAGTCAAGTAAAGAGGGAAATTATAGCCAAGCAGTGGAGAGTCGTCATGAGACATTATCGGAATCCATGTCAGTCTCGGGCATTATTCGGAAGTATTTCTCCTGTTACGACGAGGTGAACTCAGGTTCGGGGTTTTCTTATTCAACAGTTAGAGGTGGTGAACAAAAGGAAAAACTGATCGTTAGAACAGATGACTGCCATCTGAACTTTGGTGTTTGTACGCCTCCTCCATTTAGAGCCAAAACACCATCGAAAACGCTAAATGTTCCTCTGACTAGCAAAACTGCTTCTATACCCTCGAGAAAGGTTAAGAAAGCCGAAGTTGGGAAGCGCCTTCTAACTGCTGCAAATCATCTCGGGCTTAATTCAAGTAACAGAAGTCCTGGACTTTCTCTTACGAGAAGTGTGGTGTTTGAGATCCCGGATGAGGACGACTGA